From the Synechococcus sp. HK01-R genome, one window contains:
- a CDS encoding MFS transporter: protein MRRPPVPTLLSAFLTLLNDRLGESIVFPLLPFLLAGFNADGRTLGLLAGSYAFAQFTVTPLIGALSDRFGRRPVIATCVSGSVLGLGLFAITVSLDWPIGSTLPLMLLFAARLIDGMSGGTAATAGAVLADVTPPERRAQAFGLIGVAFGLGFIIGPFLGGQLARISVTLPVWVATGFAVLNLVVVLLLLPETHARDARRAMPRKRDLNPFAQIAKVMGNPAVGRLCLSFFLFFLAFNGFTAILVLYFKQRFNWGPELATTAFLIVGVVATLVQGGLIGPLVKRLGEWRLTLIGLGLVIAGCLLIPATDPEQAQVGVFSAVAILATGTGLVTPSLRSLVSRRLDSEGQGAALGSLQALQSLGSFLGPPVAGLSYDLVGAASPFLGGAMVLALVILLVSGSPLPRNTDLNTSSPEHSRGKA from the coding sequence TTGCGTCGGCCTCCCGTTCCCACCCTGCTCAGCGCCTTTCTGACGCTGCTCAATGACCGGCTGGGTGAAAGCATCGTGTTTCCGCTCCTGCCGTTTCTGCTGGCGGGATTCAATGCCGATGGACGCACCCTGGGTTTGCTCGCCGGCAGTTATGCCTTCGCGCAGTTCACCGTCACACCGCTGATCGGCGCCCTGAGTGATCGCTTCGGTCGAAGGCCCGTGATCGCCACCTGTGTGAGCGGTTCGGTCTTAGGGCTCGGTTTGTTCGCGATCACGGTGAGCCTCGACTGGCCGATCGGATCGACCCTGCCGCTGATGCTTCTGTTCGCAGCGCGGCTGATCGATGGCATGAGTGGCGGCACTGCAGCCACGGCAGGAGCCGTGCTTGCGGATGTGACCCCACCGGAACGCCGAGCTCAGGCCTTCGGTCTGATCGGCGTGGCCTTCGGACTCGGTTTCATCATCGGACCGTTTCTCGGAGGGCAGCTGGCCCGCATCTCAGTCACCCTGCCGGTGTGGGTGGCCACAGGCTTCGCCGTGCTCAACCTGGTGGTGGTTCTACTGCTGCTGCCGGAGACCCACGCCCGTGATGCCCGCCGGGCAATGCCGCGAAAACGGGATCTCAACCCCTTTGCTCAGATCGCCAAGGTGATGGGCAACCCAGCGGTGGGACGTCTCTGTCTGAGCTTCTTTCTGTTCTTCCTGGCCTTCAACGGCTTCACCGCCATCCTGGTGCTCTACTTCAAGCAGCGGTTCAACTGGGGCCCGGAGCTGGCCACCACTGCTTTTCTGATCGTCGGAGTGGTCGCCACCCTGGTGCAAGGCGGCCTGATCGGACCTCTGGTGAAACGACTCGGTGAGTGGCGTCTCACCCTGATCGGACTCGGACTGGTGATTGCAGGCTGCCTGCTGATTCCCGCCACGGATCCTGAGCAAGCCCAAGTCGGGGTGTTCAGTGCCGTGGCGATTCTGGCCACCGGCACAGGTCTGGTGACGCCAAGCTTGCGCAGCCTGGTGTCTCGACGCCTGGATAGCGAGGGCCAGGGTGCTGCTCTAGGCAGCCTTCAGGCTCTGCAGAGTCTGGGCAGTTTTCTCGGCCCCCCCGTGGCCGGACTCAGCTACGACCTGGTCGGTGCCGCCAGCCCTTTCCTGGGCGGTGCCATGGTCCTTGCCCTGGTCATCCTGCTGGTCAGCGGCAGCCCCCTACCCCGAAACACAGACCTGAACACAAGCTCTCCAGAACACAGTCGGGGCAAAGCGTGA
- the ppk1 gene encoding polyphosphate kinase 1 yields MSAHHLAPEHYINRELSWIAFNERVLELALDERTPLLEQAKFSAIFSNNLDEFFMVRVASLKSQVEAGISKRSEDGLTPLEQLHKIRERLTPVLEQQQKHYRSRLKSQLREHGAHLLDYEQLNKKQRLWIDNFFQTAIFPVLTPLAVDPAHPFPFVSNLSLNVAALILDPQSGQRQLARVKVPQKILPRFVAIPTDLSDLEREPLHTAVPLEQVVAFNLSLLFPGMKIEGHYFFRVTRDADLELRDLEADDLMIAIEQGLRKRRMGGEVVRLEVADEMPQDVIDMLMEGMSVEEEDLYRIGGPLGLDDLFGLLAIPLPQLKDQGHSGQTPAILSRAQRSMLEDGSIKEEEFESIFSVIRRRDVLLHHPYDLFSTSVEEFINQAADDPLVMGIKMTLYRTSKDSPIIAALIRAAENGKQVMALVELKARFDEDNNIQWAKHLERCGVHVVYGVIGLKTHTKIVLVVRKEKERLRSYVHIGTGNYNSKTSKLYTDVGLLSARPELGQDLVELFNYLTGFSKQQSFRRLLVAPVSLRKGMEQLIRREIDHAREGRTGHIRAKMNSLVDPEIVALLYEASQAGVRIELIIRGMCCLLPGREGLSETISVVSILGRFLEHSRIFWFANGGEPEVFIGSADWMPRNLDRRVEAVTPVEEPALREQLERLLALYLADNQGAWDMQSDGSFQRRFADTESCNSQLQLIDRWRQGVPSETALKEANANDS; encoded by the coding sequence ATGTCCGCTCATCACCTGGCCCCGGAGCACTACATCAACCGGGAACTGAGCTGGATCGCCTTCAACGAACGAGTGCTGGAACTCGCACTCGATGAGCGAACACCCCTTCTGGAGCAGGCAAAATTCAGCGCGATTTTCAGCAACAACCTCGACGAATTCTTCATGGTGCGAGTCGCCTCCCTGAAGAGTCAGGTGGAGGCTGGTATCAGCAAACGCAGTGAGGATGGACTGACTCCCCTTGAGCAGCTGCATAAGATCCGCGAACGGCTGACGCCGGTCTTAGAGCAGCAACAAAAGCATTACCGCAGTCGACTGAAATCACAGCTGCGCGAGCATGGCGCCCACCTGCTCGATTACGAGCAGCTGAACAAGAAACAGCGCCTCTGGATCGACAACTTCTTCCAGACAGCAATCTTTCCGGTGCTCACGCCGCTGGCCGTGGATCCGGCCCATCCCTTCCCCTTCGTCAGCAACCTGAGTCTCAACGTCGCCGCCCTGATCCTCGATCCCCAGTCAGGCCAACGCCAACTGGCCAGGGTGAAGGTGCCCCAAAAGATCCTGCCCCGGTTCGTTGCGATCCCTACCGATCTCAGCGATTTGGAGCGTGAGCCCCTCCACACCGCCGTGCCCTTAGAGCAGGTGGTGGCCTTCAACCTCAGCCTTCTCTTCCCTGGCATGAAGATCGAAGGCCATTATTTCTTCCGCGTCACCCGAGACGCCGACCTGGAACTGCGTGATCTCGAGGCCGACGATCTCATGATCGCGATCGAGCAGGGCCTGCGCAAACGGCGCATGGGTGGAGAGGTGGTACGCCTCGAGGTGGCCGATGAAATGCCCCAGGACGTGATCGACATGCTGATGGAAGGCATGTCTGTAGAAGAGGAAGACCTGTATCGAATCGGTGGTCCCCTCGGCCTCGATGACCTCTTTGGTCTGCTGGCAATCCCCCTGCCTCAACTCAAAGATCAGGGCCACAGCGGCCAGACCCCAGCGATTCTGTCCCGGGCCCAGCGCAGCATGCTCGAGGACGGCTCGATCAAGGAAGAGGAATTTGAAAGCATCTTCTCGGTGATCCGTCGGCGTGATGTGCTGCTGCACCACCCCTACGACCTGTTCTCCACCTCCGTGGAGGAATTCATCAATCAGGCCGCTGATGATCCACTGGTGATGGGGATCAAGATGACCCTCTATCGCACCTCCAAGGATTCACCGATCATCGCCGCCCTCATCCGTGCAGCCGAAAACGGAAAGCAGGTGATGGCTTTGGTGGAGCTGAAGGCCCGCTTCGATGAAGACAACAACATCCAGTGGGCCAAACACCTGGAGCGATGCGGCGTCCATGTGGTGTACGGGGTGATCGGCCTCAAAACCCACACCAAGATCGTGCTGGTCGTGCGCAAGGAGAAGGAGCGCCTGCGCAGCTACGTGCACATCGGTACTGGCAACTACAACTCCAAGACCTCGAAGCTTTACACCGATGTGGGGCTTCTCTCTGCCCGTCCGGAACTGGGCCAGGATCTGGTGGAACTATTCAACTATCTAACGGGCTTCTCGAAACAGCAAAGTTTCCGTCGCCTGCTCGTAGCCCCAGTGTCCCTGCGCAAGGGGATGGAACAACTGATTCGCCGGGAGATCGATCACGCCCGCGAGGGTCGCACCGGTCACATTCGGGCCAAAATGAATTCACTTGTGGATCCGGAGATCGTCGCACTTCTCTATGAAGCCTCCCAGGCAGGGGTGCGCATTGAACTCATCATTCGCGGCATGTGCTGCCTACTTCCTGGACGAGAAGGTCTCAGTGAAACAATCAGTGTGGTGAGCATCCTGGGCCGCTTCCTCGAGCACTCCCGGATTTTCTGGTTCGCCAATGGCGGTGAGCCCGAGGTATTCATCGGCAGTGCGGATTGGATGCCCCGCAACCTCGACCGCAGGGTGGAGGCGGTGACCCCTGTCGAGGAGCCAGCCCTGCGCGAGCAACTGGAGCGCCTGCTCGCTCTCTACCTGGCGGACAACCAGGGTGCCTGGGACATGCAGAGCGATGGCAGTTTCCAGCGCCGCTTCGCCGACACTGAAAGCTGCAACTCCCAGCTGCAACTGATCGATCGTTGGCGGCAGGGCGTTCCCTCCGAAACAGCGCTCAAAGAAGCCAATGCAAACGATTCTTGA
- a CDS encoding RpoD/SigA family RNA polymerase sigma factor, with protein MGIPLESVEGAHRASSSEPVLPNTSRVRNDGASKPAQGSRQSRQGGRLSTDSIGYYLSSIGRIPLLTAAEEIELAHHVQSMKQLLELPEQERSPRQKHQIRMGKRARDRMMAANLRLVVSVAKKYQNQGLELLDLVQEGAIGLERAVDKFDPAMGYKFSTYAYWWIRQGMTRAIDNSARTIRLPIHISEKLSKMRRISRELSHRFGRQPNRLELAHAMGIEPQDLEDLIAQSAPCASLDAHARGEEDRSTLGELIPDPNGSEPMEGMDRSIQKEHLGGWLSQLNEREQKILRLRFGLDGQEPLTLAEIGRQISVSRERVRQLEAKAILKLRLMTNHQQAA; from the coding sequence ATGGGGATCCCTCTGGAATCTGTCGAAGGAGCACATCGCGCTTCTTCGTCGGAACCTGTATTGCCGAACACATCGCGTGTTCGCAATGATGGTGCATCCAAACCAGCGCAAGGATCACGTCAGTCCCGCCAGGGCGGACGACTGTCCACTGATTCCATTGGCTATTACCTGAGCAGCATCGGCAGGATTCCTCTGCTGACGGCCGCCGAAGAAATCGAGCTTGCACACCACGTGCAGTCCATGAAGCAGCTGCTCGAGCTGCCTGAGCAAGAGCGCAGCCCACGCCAGAAGCATCAGATCCGCATGGGCAAACGCGCCCGGGATCGCATGATGGCGGCCAACCTGCGCCTCGTGGTGAGCGTCGCCAAGAAATACCAAAATCAGGGCCTGGAACTGCTGGACCTGGTTCAGGAAGGGGCGATCGGCTTAGAGCGGGCTGTCGACAAGTTCGATCCCGCCATGGGTTACAAATTTTCCACCTATGCCTACTGGTGGATCCGTCAAGGGATGACCCGGGCCATCGATAACAGCGCCCGCACCATTCGCCTGCCCATCCACATCAGCGAGAAGCTCTCGAAGATGCGGCGCATCTCCCGTGAGCTCTCCCATCGTTTCGGTCGCCAGCCCAATCGCCTAGAGCTGGCCCATGCCATGGGGATCGAACCACAGGATCTGGAAGACCTGATCGCCCAAAGCGCCCCCTGCGCCTCTCTCGACGCTCACGCCCGCGGCGAAGAAGATCGCAGCACCCTCGGTGAACTGATTCCCGATCCCAATGGCAGCGAGCCGATGGAGGGAATGGACCGCAGCATCCAGAAGGAGCATCTGGGCGGCTGGCTCTCCCAGCTGAATGAGCGGGAGCAGAAGATTCTCCGCCTTCGCTTTGGCCTTGATGGCCAAGAGCCCCTGACCCTTGCAGAGATTGGTCGTCAGATCAGCGTGTCCCGTGAACGGGTGCGCCAACTGGAGGCCAAGGCCATTCTCAAGCTGCGGCTCATGACCAACCACCAGCAGGCGGCCTGA